A stretch of the Actinoalloteichus fjordicus genome encodes the following:
- a CDS encoding SDR family oxidoreductase: protein MSTQPKVALVVGANGVIGGSLVEHLLELGDWQVIGLSRRGGTEADRLRHVRVDLLDAEDTRTRLAELTDVTHVFYAAYQDRPTWAELVPPNLAMLVNVIDAIEPVAEGLVHVSLMQGYKVYGAHLGPFATPARETDAGHMPPEFNVDQQQFLERRSGGRTWSWSAIRPSVVAGVALGNPMNLAIAIAVYATMSKELGLPLRFPGRPGAYDSLLETTDAGLLARATVWAATDPRCAGEAFNIGNGDLFRWSEMWPKIARFFDLDTAPPLPMSLTTIMADKEPLWDSVVRRNGLAAHSYAEVSSWPFADAVFSWDYDMFGDGSKARRYGFHEYVQTEQMFMDVFTELRDRRIIP, encoded by the coding sequence ATGAGCACTCAGCCCAAGGTCGCACTCGTGGTCGGCGCCAACGGAGTCATCGGAGGCAGCCTCGTCGAGCACCTTCTCGAACTCGGCGACTGGCAGGTCATCGGCCTCTCCCGCCGAGGCGGCACCGAAGCCGACCGACTGCGACACGTCCGCGTCGACCTGCTCGACGCCGAGGACACCCGCACCAGACTCGCCGAGCTGACCGACGTCACACACGTCTTCTACGCCGCTTACCAGGACCGGCCGACCTGGGCGGAGCTCGTGCCGCCGAACCTCGCGATGCTGGTCAACGTCATCGACGCGATCGAGCCGGTCGCCGAGGGACTCGTCCACGTCAGCCTCATGCAGGGCTACAAGGTCTACGGCGCGCACCTCGGGCCGTTCGCGACGCCCGCCAGGGAGACCGACGCCGGGCACATGCCGCCGGAGTTCAACGTCGACCAGCAACAGTTCCTGGAACGACGCAGCGGCGGCAGGACGTGGAGCTGGTCGGCGATCCGCCCCTCGGTGGTCGCCGGCGTCGCCCTGGGCAATCCGATGAACCTGGCGATCGCGATCGCCGTCTACGCCACCATGTCCAAAGAGCTGGGGCTTCCGCTGCGCTTCCCCGGTCGCCCCGGCGCCTACGACAGCCTGCTGGAGACGACCGACGCCGGGCTGCTCGCCCGCGCGACCGTCTGGGCCGCCACCGACCCGCGTTGTGCGGGCGAGGCCTTCAACATCGGCAACGGCGACCTCTTCCGCTGGAGCGAGATGTGGCCGAAGATCGCCCGTTTCTTCGACCTGGACACCGCGCCGCCGCTGCCGATGTCGCTGACGACGATCATGGCCGACAAGGAGCCGCTGTGGGACTCCGTCGTCCGCCGGAACGGGCTGGCCGCCCACTCCTACGCGGAGGTCTCGTCCTGGCCGTTCGCCGACGCCGTGTTCTCCTGGGACTACGACATGTTCGGCGACGGATCCAAGGCCCGCCGC
- a CDS encoding TetR/AcrR family transcriptional regulator: MSTTDPAGQTSARGRRADAVRNEQALLAAAAAVFVTSGVDAPIREIAARAEVGIGTIYRHFPTRAELVVAVYRHQVEACAEAGPRLSAEADSPFLALRRWVDLLIDFVVTKHGLADALQPGNSAFEALHTYFLDRLVPVFTQLLDAAVQAGEIDPGTEPYELMRGIGNLCIGHGSDPRYDPRRLVDLLLNGLRPTGTS; this comes from the coding sequence GTGTCCACGACCGATCCGGCCGGACAGACGTCTGCCAGAGGCAGGCGCGCCGATGCGGTGCGCAACGAGCAGGCACTGCTGGCCGCAGCGGCCGCCGTGTTCGTCACCTCCGGCGTCGACGCCCCCATCCGGGAGATCGCGGCCCGAGCCGAAGTCGGGATCGGAACGATCTACCGTCACTTCCCGACCCGCGCCGAACTCGTCGTCGCCGTCTACCGCCACCAGGTGGAGGCGTGCGCCGAGGCGGGGCCGAGGCTGTCTGCCGAGGCCGACTCGCCCTTCCTCGCGCTGCGCCGATGGGTCGACCTCCTCATCGACTTCGTCGTCACCAAACACGGCCTCGCCGACGCACTGCAGCCGGGCAACAGCGCATTCGAGGCGCTGCACACCTATTTCCTCGACCGCCTGGTTCCCGTCTTCACGCAGTTGCTCGACGCCGCCGTCCAGGCGGGCGAGATCGACCCCGGCACAGAGCCCTACGAACTGATGCGCGGCATCGGCAACCTCTGCATCGGACACGGCAGCGACCCGCGCTACGACCCCCGTCGACTCGTCGACCTGCTCCTCAACGGCCTGCGGCCGACCGGGACCTCCTGA